A region of Maridesulfovibrio sp. DNA encodes the following proteins:
- a CDS encoding ABC transporter permease: MNGLQVLTWMVSRLLGCLRFKPGKKKSFYRKRLLRDLAAVGADSIPIVSVISACTGIILALQSAQQLEKVGAISYVANLVGVTIIRELGPLLTAIIVTGRSGAAFTAEIATMQISEEIDALEVMGIEPVRFLVVPKMIAMLIMVPCLTVWADFVGIFSGGAFSAIALGINKVTYFNNSVEFLKLHDVLAGLVKAGGFAVAITIIGCWQGFLAREGAADVGRKTTNSVVISIFMIILLDLFFTALNFLFR, translated from the coding sequence ATGAATGGATTGCAGGTTCTCACATGGATGGTTTCCAGACTTCTTGGCTGCCTCCGTTTTAAGCCCGGAAAGAAAAAATCATTTTACCGCAAAAGACTCCTGCGTGACCTCGCAGCAGTCGGTGCGGACTCCATTCCCATTGTCAGTGTTATCTCCGCTTGTACGGGGATCATCCTTGCTCTGCAGTCTGCGCAACAGCTGGAAAAAGTCGGGGCCATCAGTTACGTCGCAAATCTGGTAGGGGTAACCATTATTCGTGAGCTGGGCCCGTTACTCACCGCCATTATCGTTACCGGGCGTTCTGGAGCAGCTTTTACCGCTGAAATTGCAACCATGCAGATCTCCGAGGAGATTGACGCCCTCGAAGTTATGGGCATAGAGCCGGTTCGGTTTCTTGTCGTTCCCAAGATGATCGCCATGTTGATCATGGTCCCCTGCCTTACAGTCTGGGCCGATTTTGTGGGCATCTTTTCCGGTGGGGCCTTTTCCGCCATTGCCCTCGGAATCAACAAAGTCACCTATTTCAATAATTCCGTTGAATTTCTTAAACTTCACGACGTACTTGCCGGTCTGGTCAAGGCCGGAGGCTTTGCCGTGGCGATCACCATAATCGGTTGCTGGCAGGGATTTCTTGCCCGTGAAGGAGCTGCCGATGTAGGCCGCAAGACAACCAATTCTGTCGTTATTTCTATATTTATGATAATATTGCTGGACTTGTTTTTTACGGCACTAAATTTCCTATTCCGGTAG
- a CDS encoding MlaD family protein → MVLNSRSSAADIIKAAVAALAGLTVLGLFIVFLGGHDFFSDYSQYKILFRNVKDLTPGRPVKYAGLSVGKVDSITVDTDNPGRISVVINVDRDFPLYRGTVAMVTQKGLVGDNYILLELRGDAGNKLSDGDSIPSAVIMSMNEVAAEMGKSVAALTPQLERAVNAFEMLFSTENMSNIGKSLKMAPEVLAETNATLVSFRDEWKNLARSGAGAMNNGSKNITALTAELTDTLQKVETAIATLQGDMSATLGDVGSDVSRAVDGIEGLTVDLRRNVEYDQEELEIILVNINRLSREMNRLARSLRERPWQVLNPPQGAENDQ, encoded by the coding sequence ATGGTACTCAATTCGCGCAGTTCTGCTGCCGATATTATCAAGGCCGCAGTGGCCGCCCTTGCAGGGCTGACCGTGCTCGGGCTGTTTATTGTCTTTCTTGGCGGTCATGATTTTTTTTCAGATTACTCGCAGTACAAAATCCTTTTTCGCAATGTTAAGGATTTGACTCCCGGACGTCCGGTTAAATATGCGGGCTTAAGCGTGGGCAAGGTGGATTCCATTACTGTGGATACTGATAACCCCGGCCGTATTTCCGTGGTCATTAATGTGGACCGCGATTTTCCCCTGTACAGAGGCACAGTGGCCATGGTCACCCAGAAAGGTCTGGTTGGTGACAACTATATTCTTTTGGAGTTGCGTGGCGATGCCGGAAATAAATTATCAGATGGTGATTCCATACCCTCGGCAGTGATTATGAGTATGAACGAAGTCGCTGCAGAAATGGGTAAATCCGTAGCCGCATTGACTCCACAGCTGGAAAGGGCCGTAAATGCCTTTGAGATGCTTTTTTCGACTGAGAATATGTCAAATATCGGAAAAAGTTTGAAAATGGCTCCTGAGGTGCTTGCGGAAACCAATGCTACTCTGGTCTCTTTTCGTGATGAATGGAAAAATCTGGCGCGTTCCGGTGCAGGGGCCATGAACAACGGTTCGAAAAATATAACCGCTCTCACTGCTGAGCTGACTGATACCCTCCAGAAGGTCGAAACAGCTATCGCAACATTGCAGGGAGACATGAGTGCTACATTGGGCGATGTAGGGTCAGATGTCTCCCGGGCGGTGGACGGCATAGAAGGATTGACCGTCGACCTGCGCCGCAATGTGGAATACGATCAGGAAGAGCTGGAAATAATACTGGTGAATATCAATCGTCTTTCCCGCGAAATGAACCGTCTGGCCCGGTCTTTGCGCGAACGTCCATGGCAGGTTTTGAATCCTCCGCAGGGAGCTGAAAATGATCAATAG
- a CDS encoding DnaJ family domain-containing protein has translation MYFITAIAESRIKESERKGEFDNLPGKGKPLDLEDDSMIPPELRMAYKALKNGGYLPPEVQLRKDIHSALDLLEYMDDEKERYTQMQKVNLLFERIKNMRGKEIAIGEEDEYYKSIVERITLQSRKIKENKG, from the coding sequence ATGTATTTTATTACGGCCATAGCCGAGTCCAGAATCAAGGAATCTGAGCGAAAAGGCGAATTTGATAATCTTCCCGGCAAGGGTAAACCCCTTGATCTGGAAGATGACAGCATGATCCCTCCTGAGCTGCGCATGGCATACAAAGCCTTGAAGAACGGCGGTTACCTTCCGCCGGAAGTGCAACTGAGGAAAGATATTCATTCTGCTCTTGATTTGCTTGAATATATGGATGATGAAAAGGAGCGCTACACGCAGATGCAGAAGGTGAATCTGCTTTTCGAGCGTATTAAAAATATGCGCGGTAAGGAAATCGCCATAGGCGAAGAAGATGAATATTACAAAAGCATAGTCGAGCGCATCACCTTGCAGAGCAGGAAAATCAAGGAAAACAAGGGATGA
- a CDS encoding LysR substrate-binding domain-containing protein, with protein MDKLPPLGPLISFRAAAKHMSFTKAAADLHLTHGAVSKAVKQLEDFFGLRLFHRRNRSIFLTSKGKFLYQHVDKLLRELETVSEQMRVADNSKRISVSCEPSLSMRWLMVRLEQFHEEFPETEIHISTGGGPIDLSSEGVHLAIRRSDFSWPAGYHSMELGIEHIGPVCSPSYWEKNMNKELKILHTRTRIEAWADWKQYSGRSIRTGSEQFYDHFYFSLQAAVAGLGMAMGPEPLVTDDLERGLLVAPYGFVETPISYVALALNKIEEDKSLHNFIRWVREHIPLHKAGLK; from the coding sequence ATGGATAAGCTTCCACCACTAGGGCCGCTGATCAGTTTTCGTGCTGCAGCGAAGCATATGAGCTTCACCAAAGCAGCAGCCGACCTGCACCTGACCCACGGGGCCGTTAGCAAGGCGGTGAAACAGCTTGAGGATTTCTTCGGGTTGCGATTATTTCACAGACGAAACAGGTCCATCTTTCTGACTTCCAAGGGTAAATTCCTGTATCAGCATGTGGATAAACTGCTTCGCGAGCTTGAAACCGTGAGCGAACAGATGCGTGTTGCGGACAATTCCAAACGTATTTCAGTATCTTGCGAACCTTCGCTGAGTATGCGCTGGCTGATGGTCCGGCTGGAACAATTTCATGAAGAATTTCCTGAGACTGAAATCCATATATCCACCGGAGGAGGGCCTATTGACCTTTCTTCGGAAGGAGTTCATCTGGCTATCCGCCGTTCCGATTTTTCATGGCCCGCAGGCTACCATTCCATGGAACTTGGTATTGAGCACATCGGTCCGGTTTGCAGTCCTTCGTACTGGGAAAAAAACATGAATAAGGAACTAAAGATACTTCATACCCGCACCCGCATAGAAGCATGGGCTGATTGGAAACAATACTCAGGCAGATCAATCAGGACCGGATCGGAACAATTCTACGACCACTTCTATTTCAGCCTGCAGGCCGCCGTAGCCGGACTGGGCATGGCCATGGGACCTGAACCACTGGTTACCGATGATCTCGAACGAGGGCTGCTCGTAGCACCCTACGGTTTTGTGGAAACACCCATTTCATATGTAGCTTTAGCTCTAAATAAGATCGAAGAGGACAAATCACTGCATAATTTTATCCGCTGGGTCAGGGAACATATTCCCCTGCATAAGGCGGGATTGAAATAA
- a CDS encoding GAF domain-containing SpoIIE family protein phosphatase produces the protein MNNQANRLKKLIQANQVLANIESLVDLLPQLLRLAQDVTGAEASSILLYNKEKNVLNFAWAMNDVLGEKAMKNLKTGFELPMGKGIAGWVAEHREALNVVDAQNDDRFSKEADKKTGFKTRCILCTPIIHQDELLGVVQVLNSEDKECFGREDEELLESFGHLAGVALVRSELMLQRLNQQRFETQLEAASRIQKQFNPRQPKLEGGNLIWGSSVPAQFVGGDLYDFIPNSDGSWYIYVADVSGKGLPAALIMSALWTRIRSEALNERIPGEMLKAVNAGAFEFMNGEVFATMALLRYSPESGRCEYAMAGHPPPLLVSEGKADPIEKTFGLPLGILEDGDFGTSEILLEKGQSLVIISDGVDEARDVEGEFFGEERMEEVLRKGGVPHAGQFLLKAVADWRGETPPNDDTTVVEIYRA, from the coding sequence TTGAATAATCAGGCTAACAGGTTGAAGAAATTGATTCAGGCCAATCAGGTTTTGGCTAATATTGAATCCTTGGTTGATCTGCTGCCCCAGCTTTTGAGGTTGGCGCAGGATGTGACCGGGGCTGAGGCTTCCTCGATTCTGCTTTACAACAAAGAAAAGAATGTTCTCAATTTTGCATGGGCCATGAATGACGTGCTTGGTGAAAAGGCCATGAAAAATTTGAAAACCGGATTTGAATTGCCCATGGGGAAGGGCATTGCCGGATGGGTGGCGGAGCATCGCGAAGCCCTGAACGTCGTCGACGCCCAGAATGATGACCGCTTTTCTAAAGAAGCGGATAAAAAAACCGGTTTTAAGACCAGATGCATCCTGTGCACCCCGATTATCCATCAGGATGAACTGCTGGGCGTAGTGCAGGTTCTTAACTCGGAAGATAAAGAGTGCTTCGGGCGGGAAGACGAGGAACTTCTCGAAAGCTTCGGTCATCTGGCCGGTGTTGCACTGGTCCGCTCAGAACTGATGCTGCAGCGTCTTAACCAGCAGAGGTTTGAAACCCAGCTGGAAGCAGCCTCTCGTATCCAGAAGCAGTTTAATCCCCGCCAGCCAAAACTGGAAGGCGGCAATTTGATATGGGGCAGTTCAGTACCGGCTCAGTTTGTTGGCGGTGATCTTTACGATTTTATACCTAATTCTGACGGAAGTTGGTATATTTATGTCGCAGACGTTTCCGGTAAAGGCTTGCCCGCAGCGCTGATCATGTCCGCTTTGTGGACCAGAATCAGGTCTGAGGCCTTGAATGAAAGAATTCCCGGTGAGATGCTAAAGGCTGTTAATGCCGGGGCATTTGAATTCATGAACGGTGAAGTTTTTGCTACCATGGCTCTACTGCGTTATTCCCCTGAGAGCGGCAGATGCGAATATGCTATGGCCGGACATCCGCCGCCTTTGCTGGTCTCAGAAGGGAAGGCCGACCCAATTGAGAAAACCTTCGGGTTGCCGCTGGGCATCCTTGAGGATGGGGATTTCGGGACCAGTGAGATTCTGCTTGAAAAGGGGCAGTCTCTGGTCATAATTTCAGATGGTGTTGATGAAGCAAGAGATGTAGAAGGTGAGTTTTTCGGGGAAGAGCGTATGGAAGAGGTCCTCAGGAAGGGCGGCGTTCCGCACGCCGGACAGTTTTTGCTTAAGGCTGTTGCTGATTGGAGAGGGGAGACCCCTCCAAATGATGATACGACCGTGGTTGAAATATATAGGGCCTGA
- a CDS encoding ATP-binding cassette domain-containing protein, translating to MKLSRIAQDITLKNLSLGYPGKVLMKDLNAVLPAGKISVILGGSGCGKSTLLRHILGLNTPVSGEIFLGDTNLTALDSGDEYKQIRTRMGVLFQDGAMLGSLTLGENVALPMQEHTELPDSIIEEVVLMKLRMVGLGDYMHYFPNQLSGGMRKRAGLARAMVMDPTTLLCDEPSSGLDPITAADLDQLILKLKETFNVTTVVVTHDLDSLFNIADHVVVLHKGCCLYQGDIAGLQQSEDEYIIDFLERRPTEIDPGMARAVKFRSRF from the coding sequence ATGAAATTATCAAGGATTGCACAGGACATTACGCTTAAGAATTTGAGCCTCGGTTATCCGGGCAAAGTTCTTATGAAGGATCTTAATGCCGTGCTTCCTGCAGGTAAGATCAGCGTCATTCTGGGCGGTTCCGGGTGCGGTAAATCTACACTTTTGCGTCATATCCTTGGGCTGAATACTCCTGTTTCCGGTGAAATTTTTTTGGGAGACACCAATCTGACTGCTCTGGACAGCGGTGATGAATACAAGCAGATCAGGACCCGCATGGGAGTCCTTTTTCAGGATGGAGCCATGCTCGGTTCGTTGACTCTGGGTGAAAATGTGGCTTTGCCCATGCAGGAGCACACCGAGTTGCCGGACTCGATAATTGAGGAAGTCGTCCTGATGAAGCTGCGCATGGTCGGGCTGGGTGATTATATGCATTACTTTCCCAACCAGCTTTCAGGGGGCATGCGAAAACGGGCCGGGCTGGCAAGGGCGATGGTCATGGACCCTACAACCCTGCTTTGCGATGAGCCCTCCTCCGGTCTGGACCCTATCACCGCTGCAGATCTTGACCAGCTGATCCTTAAACTTAAAGAAACTTTTAATGTTACTACAGTGGTAGTTACCCATGACCTCGACAGCCTGTTTAATATTGCCGACCATGTTGTGGTTCTGCACAAAGGCTGTTGCCTTTATCAGGGCGATATTGCGGGGCTGCAGCAGTCCGAAGATGAATATATAATCGACTTTCTGGAGCGCAGGCCAACGGAGATTGACCCCGGTATGGCACGGGCAGTGAAATTCCGAAGCCGGTTCTGA
- a CDS encoding LysE family translocator, giving the protein MNNFIDSNLMLVAVVTVLAVISPGPDFAVIVRNGLRYGRKLGLATAAGIGCGVIVHTTYILLGLGYVVNTFSWVLEFIRYTGAAYLIWLGISSFRSSVGAEEQCAEGERGVVVSPGAAFRNGFMCNILNPKTVCFFMALFTQVVRPETSMSVQVGIGLFIAMTHLLWFSFVVFVLTAPGALQVFNRCKQWIEKGVGVCMLGLGVSIALDS; this is encoded by the coding sequence ATGAATAATTTTATCGATTCAAATTTAATGTTGGTGGCAGTGGTTACTGTTCTGGCTGTAATCAGCCCCGGTCCGGATTTTGCGGTTATCGTCCGCAACGGGTTGCGTTACGGTCGTAAACTGGGATTGGCAACTGCCGCCGGTATCGGTTGCGGGGTAATTGTGCATACCACCTACATCCTGCTGGGTCTGGGGTATGTGGTAAATACATTCAGCTGGGTGCTGGAATTTATCCGCTATACCGGGGCGGCGTATTTGATCTGGCTGGGAATCTCTTCCTTCAGGTCTTCGGTGGGAGCGGAAGAGCAGTGTGCTGAAGGAGAGAGGGGGGTAGTTGTTTCCCCCGGCGCGGCATTTAGAAACGGTTTCATGTGTAATATTCTGAATCCGAAAACAGTTTGTTTCTTCATGGCCCTGTTTACACAGGTTGTCAGACCGGAAACTTCTATGTCCGTTCAGGTCGGCATCGGTCTTTTTATTGCCATGACCCACCTGCTCTGGTTTTCATTTGTTGTTTTTGTGCTTACTGCACCCGGTGCATTGCAGGTCTTCAATCGCTGTAAACAATGGATTGAAAAAGGGGTCGGGGTTTGCATGCTCGGTCTTGGAGTCAGTATAGCCTTGGACAGTTGA
- a CDS encoding ATP-dependent 6-phosphofructokinase, giving the protein MVKKANKTEQINTEIPVLGKAKIPSPLKRCVFIEDKERTLVNLAEEEMDSSAANDVYQEFEKAGPRAFTYFDPSKTKCAVVTCGGLCPGLNDVIRSIVLEAHYLYKVPSVLGIKFGLQGFIPKYGHDVVELTAEKVANIHQFGGTILGSSRGPQDPEEVVDALERMNISVLFMIGGDGTMRAAQKIVEEVEKRRIRISIIGVPKTIDNDISFVTKSFGFDTAVDKATEAIMSAHVESVGVVNGIGLVKLMGRESGFIAAQATLALKEVNFVLVPEHPFEFDGEYGLLRSLEKRLDERQHAVIVCAEGAGQEQCEYTGEKDASGNPVLCDVCTLIIRRIKEYFKDVGKDITLKFIDPSYIIRSVPANANDCVYCGFLGQHAVHAAMAGKTGMVVSRLQARYVHLPLDLVTIKRKKLNIKSDYWRAVLESTGQGHLRNDMEKGICEM; this is encoded by the coding sequence ATGGTTAAAAAAGCGAATAAAACAGAGCAGATTAATACTGAAATTCCGGTTCTTGGTAAGGCTAAAATTCCTTCTCCGCTTAAACGCTGTGTCTTCATTGAGGATAAAGAGAGAACTCTGGTCAATCTTGCTGAAGAAGAAATGGATTCTTCTGCTGCTAACGATGTTTATCAGGAGTTTGAAAAGGCCGGACCACGGGCTTTTACATATTTTGATCCTTCAAAAACCAAATGCGCGGTGGTCACCTGCGGCGGGCTTTGCCCCGGCCTGAACGATGTTATCCGTTCCATTGTTCTGGAGGCTCACTATCTTTACAAGGTCCCCTCCGTGCTGGGCATCAAGTTCGGGCTGCAGGGGTTTATTCCCAAGTATGGGCATGATGTTGTGGAACTTACAGCCGAGAAGGTCGCAAATATCCATCAGTTCGGCGGAACCATCCTCGGTTCATCACGCGGACCGCAGGACCCGGAAGAGGTTGTGGATGCCCTTGAGCGTATGAATATCTCCGTACTGTTCATGATCGGGGGGGACGGTACCATGCGCGCGGCTCAGAAGATTGTGGAAGAAGTTGAAAAACGCAGGATCAGGATTTCTATCATAGGGGTTCCGAAAACCATTGATAACGACATCAGCTTCGTTACCAAGTCTTTCGGCTTCGATACTGCAGTAGACAAGGCCACCGAAGCGATCATGTCCGCGCATGTTGAGTCTGTGGGCGTGGTCAACGGCATCGGGCTGGTCAAGCTCATGGGCCGTGAATCAGGCTTCATTGCTGCTCAGGCTACTTTGGCACTCAAGGAGGTAAATTTCGTGCTTGTACCCGAACACCCCTTTGAATTTGACGGGGAGTACGGTTTACTGCGTTCCCTTGAAAAGCGTCTGGATGAACGCCAGCACGCGGTGATTGTCTGCGCCGAGGGTGCCGGGCAGGAACAATGCGAATACACCGGGGAAAAGGACGCTTCAGGCAACCCGGTACTCTGCGATGTCTGCACCCTGATCATCCGCCGCATCAAAGAATATTTCAAGGACGTGGGTAAGGATATCACACTAAAGTTCATCGACCCCAGCTATATTATCCGCTCAGTTCCTGCCAATGCCAATGATTGCGTATACTGCGGTTTCCTCGGCCAGCATGCGGTACACGCGGCCATGGCCGGAAAGACCGGGATGGTGGTCAGCCGTCTGCAAGCCCGCTACGTGCATCTGCCGCTTGATCTGGTGACCATTAAACGCAAGAAGCTGAATATCAAGTCCGACTACTGGCGCGCAGTCCTCGAATCTACCGGTCAGGGCCATCTGCGCAATGACATGGAAAAAGGTATTTGCGAAATGTAG
- a CDS encoding WD40 repeat domain-containing protein: MISKKIKAGASALALLFVTAALPVHANAASKEIVGQAYIDVPSQLEKGTTKSLKSYVSRLLDKKYVSAGKLYEPPFSGLEDKLYVSVQREKALPIIAGGVSSYSGNEEGLAAALYDGTVRVWSKYKCRKLSLPGGGGAVQTAYGPDSPTLAAAGSEGDRIYVFNLEQCARIPGELPVEHGPVQMMALSRTGDWLSVIDSFNSLLCGPVSGPLQEVSILEGTPLYLGYTPGQGVLVAVEASGRIIKQGMMNNTRMGSDEVPGGPFVDARMAGYVVCLTLDNGREVYWDLRKRAIVKKSEALEQEPAWIYKHNGGLVYSTGVDRWKITEHLGMPMFIVSYSATEKLFRIRDLDRKTRYYSVLDGKEIAGSEADDWKFISARKGVYKVGKKLFRLYDLVCQRGTMRLYGRHIKDKGFYLWWEETGTPNRLNPHPMELPIRESVLADSPALWVPLVEGEVR; this comes from the coding sequence ATGATTTCTAAAAAAATCAAGGCCGGGGCATCAGCTCTGGCTTTACTGTTTGTGACAGCCGCACTGCCCGTCCATGCAAACGCGGCCTCCAAGGAAATAGTCGGGCAGGCTTATATTGATGTACCCTCTCAGCTGGAAAAGGGAACCACCAAATCTCTGAAAAGTTATGTATCGCGCCTGTTGGACAAGAAGTATGTAAGTGCAGGCAAATTATATGAGCCTCCGTTTTCCGGCCTTGAGGACAAACTTTATGTTTCAGTGCAAAGAGAAAAGGCCCTGCCGATTATAGCAGGAGGAGTCTCCTCTTATTCAGGAAATGAGGAAGGTCTCGCCGCCGCTCTTTATGATGGCACGGTCAGGGTCTGGAGCAAATACAAATGCCGTAAGCTCAGCCTGCCCGGTGGTGGCGGTGCCGTGCAGACCGCTTATGGTCCCGATAGCCCGACTCTGGCGGCGGCAGGAAGTGAAGGTGACCGGATTTATGTTTTCAACTTAGAGCAGTGTGCAAGGATTCCGGGGGAACTTCCCGTGGAGCACGGCCCGGTTCAGATGATGGCTCTTTCCCGGACCGGGGACTGGCTCAGCGTTATTGACAGCTTTAACTCCCTGCTTTGCGGACCTGTTTCCGGTCCCCTTCAGGAAGTTTCCATTCTTGAGGGAACTCCTCTTTACCTCGGTTACACACCGGGGCAGGGGGTTCTGGTGGCGGTCGAGGCTTCTGGCAGGATTATCAAGCAGGGGATGATGAATAATACCCGCATGGGCTCAGATGAAGTTCCCGGAGGTCCTTTCGTGGATGCCAGAATGGCGGGGTACGTGGTCTGCCTGACTCTTGATAATGGCCGCGAGGTCTACTGGGATCTGCGTAAAAGGGCCATAGTGAAGAAATCCGAAGCCCTTGAGCAGGAACCGGCATGGATATACAAACATAACGGAGGACTTGTATACTCCACAGGCGTGGACCGCTGGAAAATAACTGAGCATCTGGGCATGCCTATGTTTATTGTTTCTTATTCTGCCACTGAAAAGTTGTTCAGGATTCGTGACCTGGACCGTAAAACTCGTTACTATAGTGTATTGGACGGTAAAGAAATTGCCGGATCGGAAGCAGATGACTGGAAATTTATTTCAGCACGCAAAGGTGTTTACAAGGTTGGGAAAAAATTATTTCGTCTCTATGATCTTGTTTGCCAGAGAGGGACAATGCGTCTTTACGGCAGGCATATTAAGGATAAGGGGTTTTATCTCTGGTGGGAGGAGACAGGAACTCCGAACCGCTTGAATCCCCATCCCATGGAATTGCCCATACGTGAATCCGTTCTGGCGGACAGCCCGGCTCTCTGGGTGCCGCTGGTTGAAGGCGAAGTAAGATAA
- a CDS encoding STAS domain-containing protein, translated as MSAGWKIESLVDEGLIKISGEVDFTGTPELRDKMHNFVKQTSGEVLVDLSELDYLDSSGLASLIELRRILVKDNRTVKIIAVTDQVDRLLNLTQVKPLFGLV; from the coding sequence ATGAGTGCAGGCTGGAAAATCGAATCCCTGGTAGACGAGGGCCTGATCAAGATCAGCGGTGAAGTTGATTTTACCGGGACACCCGAACTCAGGGATAAAATGCATAACTTTGTAAAGCAGACTTCCGGCGAAGTTCTGGTGGATCTTTCCGAGCTGGATTATCTGGACAGCTCAGGTCTTGCTTCATTGATTGAATTGCGCAGGATACTGGTTAAGGACAACCGGACAGTGAAGATCATTGCGGTCACGGATCAGGTGGACAGATTATTAAATCTAACGCAGGTCAAGCCTTTGTTCGGTCTAGTCTAA
- the rfaE1 gene encoding D-glycero-beta-D-manno-heptose-7-phosphate kinase, translating to MDNKILNVLPKLKDRKVLIIGDVMLDHYVIGLVERISPEAPVPVVQVTEEKYLLGGAGNVARNISALGGEPHLTGFVGHDGEGQVFEKLCIESGIPCSLYESDDRPTTKKTRVMAHNQQMVRVDREKTVDFADSLMDQLFAFLEREICDYNVVILSDYGKGLLSQSFFERFWKLLEKKKHKPHILVDPKTVNYDRYKSVSMLTPNAKEAGEGANMQVKTREDVLEAGRRLFDRIDPTHLLITLGGEGMALFESRDVVKHVPTFARKVFDVTGAGDTVIAALGLGLAAGLDPLTSAVLANYAAGIVVGQVGAATASVEELAEAVRNWPKPEVNVWSE from the coding sequence ATGGATAATAAGATTTTAAATGTTCTTCCAAAACTTAAAGACCGTAAGGTGCTGATCATCGGCGATGTGATGCTTGATCATTATGTGATCGGTTTGGTTGAACGAATTTCTCCTGAAGCACCGGTCCCTGTTGTGCAGGTTACCGAGGAAAAATATCTGCTCGGCGGAGCCGGAAACGTCGCCCGCAATATTTCCGCTCTGGGTGGAGAACCTCACTTGACAGGATTTGTGGGGCATGACGGCGAAGGGCAGGTTTTTGAAAAACTTTGTATCGAATCGGGGATTCCCTGTTCCCTTTATGAATCAGATGACCGTCCGACTACCAAGAAAACAAGGGTCATGGCTCATAATCAGCAGATGGTTCGCGTTGACAGGGAAAAGACTGTTGATTTTGCTGATTCCCTCATGGATCAATTGTTTGCCTTCTTGGAGAGAGAGATCTGCGATTATAATGTTGTGATTCTCTCCGACTATGGAAAAGGATTGTTATCGCAATCTTTTTTTGAGCGGTTCTGGAAATTGCTGGAAAAAAAGAAGCATAAGCCTCATATTCTGGTTGACCCCAAAACTGTTAATTACGACCGCTATAAATCGGTATCCATGCTCACTCCGAATGCAAAGGAAGCAGGGGAGGGAGCCAATATGCAGGTCAAGACCAGAGAAGATGTTCTTGAAGCAGGACGCAGGTTGTTTGATCGCATTGATCCCACCCATCTGTTGATCACCCTTGGTGGTGAAGGTATGGCTCTTTTTGAATCAAGGGATGTGGTCAAGCATGTGCCTACTTTTGCGCGCAAGGTTTTCGATGTAACCGGAGCAGGTGATACAGTTATCGCCGCTCTGGGGCTGGGCCTTGCTGCCGGACTGGATCCGCTTACTTCAGCGGTTCTTGCAAACTACGCAGCCGGGATTGTCGTCGGTCAGGTGGGCGCTGCCACAGCTTCAGTTGAAGAACTTGCCGAAGCGGTGCGTAACTGGCCCAAGCCGGAAGTGAATGTCTGGAGCGAATAA